The proteins below are encoded in one region of Chroicocephalus ridibundus chromosome 9, bChrRid1.1, whole genome shotgun sequence:
- the SKIC8 gene encoding superkiller complex protein 8, translating into MTTQYGILFKQEQAHDDAIWSVAWGKNKKDGSETVISGSLDDLVKVWKWNDEKLDLQWTLEGHQLGVVSVDISHTGSIAASSSLDAHIRLWDLETGKQIKSIDAGPVDAWSLAFSPDSQYLATGSHVGKVNIFGVETGKKEYSLDTRGKFILSIAYSPDGKYLASGAIDGIINIFDIATGKLLHTLEGHAMPIRSLTFSPDSQLLVTASDDGYIKIYDVQHANLAGTLSGHGSWVLNVAFCPDDTHFVSSSSDKSVKVWDAGTRTCVHTFIDHQDQVWGVKYNGSGSKIVSVGDDQEIHIYDCPV; encoded by the exons ATGACCACACAG taCGGTATTCTCTTCAAGCAAGAGCAAG CTCACGATGATGCCATTTGGTCAgttgcctggggaaaaaataaaaaagatggttCTGAAACAGTGATCTCTGGTTCTTTGGATGATCTAGTGAAGGTGTGGAAGTG GAATGATGAAAAATTGGATCTACAATGGACTTTGGAGGGTCACCAGCTGGGCGTGGTGTCTGTGGATATCAGCCACACGGGCTCCATTGCAGCATCCAGCTCCCTCGATGCCCATATTCGCCTTTGGGATTTAGAAACTGGCAAACAGATCAAGTCAATAGATGCTGGCCCTG ttgATGCTTGGTCCCTGGCTTTTTCACCTGATTCCCAGTACCTTGCAACAGGAAGTCACGtgggaaaagtaaatatttttggtgTTGAAACCGGAAAGAAAGAATATTCTCTGGACACCAGAGGAAAGTTCATCCTTAGCATTGCATAT AGTCCAGATGGAAAATACTTAGCCAGTGGAGCGATAGATGGCATTATCAATATTTTTGATATTGCAACTGGAAAACTTCTGCATACGCTAGAAG GTCACGCGATGCCTATTCGTTCACTGACGTTTTCTCCGGATTCTCAGTTACTTGTAACTGCTTCAGATGATGGCTATATCAAAATTTACGATGT GCAACATGCAAACTTGGCTGGTACATTAAGTGGTCATGGATCCTGGGTATTAAACGTAGCATTTTGTCCTGATGATACCCATTTTGTTTCCAG ttcatcTGATAAAAGTGTAAAAGTCTGGGATGCTGGGACGAGAACCTGTGTTCATACTTTCATTGACCACCAAGATCAG GTCTGGGGAGTGAAATACAATGGAAGTGGGTCCAAAATTGTATCTGTTGGAGATGACCAAGAAATTCATATTTATGACTGTCCAGTTTAA
- the DNAJA4 gene encoding dnaJ homolog subfamily A member 4 isoform X2, producing MQIHKFKLISQAYEVLSDPKKRDLYDQGGEQAIKEGGLSGGSFSSPMDIFDMFFGGGGRMNRERRGKNVVHQLGVSLEDLYNGITRKLALQKNVICAKCEGYGGKKGAIEKCPVCKGRGMQVIVQQIGPGMVQQIQTVCPECKGQGERINPKDRCDNCNGCKVVREKKIIEVHVDKGMKDGQKIVFHGEGDQEPDLEPGDVIIVLDQKDHSVFQRRGHDLITKMRIQLSEALCGFRKTIETLDNRVLVISSRPGEVIKHGDLKCIYNEGMPIYKSPMDKGSLIIQFLVQFPEHYWLPREKLCLLEALLPPREDVMVTDEMDQVDLEEFDPNEQAYRNSGGEAYEEDDEGPRTGVQCQTS from the exons ATGCAGATACATAAG tttaagCTCATATCCCAGGCATATGAAGTTCTGTCGGACCCAAAGAAAAGGGACCTCTATGACCAGGGTGGGGAGCAGGCTATTAAAGAAGGAGGCCTGAGTGGCGGCAGCTTCTCTTCACCCATGGACATCTTTGACATGTTCTTTGGTGGTGGAGGCCGAATGAATAGAGAGAGAAGAG gtaaaAATGTTGTGCACCAGTTAGGTGTATCTCTAGAAGACTTATATAATGGTATTACAAGGAAACTGGCActgcaaaaaaatgttatttgtgcaAAGTGTGAAG gtTATGGCGGAAAGAAAGGGGCAATAGAAAAGTGCCCTGTGTGTAAAGGAAGAGGAATGCAAGTTATAGTTCAGCAGATTGGACCTGGCATGGTACAACAAATCCAAACTGTGTGTCCAGAATGCAAAGGCCAAGGTGAAAGGATAAATCCGAAGGACAGGTGTGACAACTGCAATGGCTGTAAGgttgtgagagagaaaaagatcaTAGAAGTTCATGTTGATAAAG GTATGAAAGACGGTCAGAAGATAGTATTTCATGGAGAAGGTGACCAGGAACCTGATCTGGAACCTGGTGATGTTATAATTGTGCTTGATCAAAAGGATCACAGTGTCTTCCAGAGGCGAGGGCATGACTTAATCACAAAAATGAGAATTCAACTCTCGGAGGCTTTATGTGGTTTCAGAAAGACCATTGAAACTCTGGATAACAGAGTTCTTGTCATATCATCTAGGCCAG GTGAAGTGATAAAACACGGTGACCTGAAGTGTATCTACAATGAAGGGATGCCAATCTACAAATCTCCAATGGACAAAGGCAGCTTAATTATACAATTTTTG GTCCAGTTCCCAGAGCACTACTGGCTCCCAAGGGAGAAACTGTGTCTGCTGGAGGCTTTGCTTCCTCCACGAGAAGACGTTATGGTTACAGATGAGATGGATCAGGTAGACCTTGAAGAATTTGATCCAAATGAGCAAGCCTACCGTAACAGTGGTGGAGAAGCATATGAAGAAGATGATGAGGGTCCAAGAACAGGAGTACAATGTCAGACATCTTAA
- the DNAJA4 gene encoding dnaJ homolog subfamily A member 4 isoform X3 yields MQVIVQQIGPGMVQQIQTVCPECKGQGERINPKDRCDNCNGCKVVREKKIIEVHVDKGMKDGQKIVFHGEGDQEPDLEPGDVIIVLDQKDHSVFQRRGHDLITKMRIQLSEALCGFRKTIETLDNRVLVISSRPGEVIKHGDLKCIYNEGMPIYKSPMDKGSLIIQFLVQFPEHYWLPREKLCLLEALLPPREDVMVTDEMDQVDLEEFDPNEQAYRNSGGEAYEEDDEGPRTGVQCQTS; encoded by the exons ATGCAAGTTATAGTTCAGCAGATTGGACCTGGCATGGTACAACAAATCCAAACTGTGTGTCCAGAATGCAAAGGCCAAGGTGAAAGGATAAATCCGAAGGACAGGTGTGACAACTGCAATGGCTGTAAGgttgtgagagagaaaaagatcaTAGAAGTTCATGTTGATAAAG GTATGAAAGACGGTCAGAAGATAGTATTTCATGGAGAAGGTGACCAGGAACCTGATCTGGAACCTGGTGATGTTATAATTGTGCTTGATCAAAAGGATCACAGTGTCTTCCAGAGGCGAGGGCATGACTTAATCACAAAAATGAGAATTCAACTCTCGGAGGCTTTATGTGGTTTCAGAAAGACCATTGAAACTCTGGATAACAGAGTTCTTGTCATATCATCTAGGCCAG GTGAAGTGATAAAACACGGTGACCTGAAGTGTATCTACAATGAAGGGATGCCAATCTACAAATCTCCAATGGACAAAGGCAGCTTAATTATACAATTTTTG GTCCAGTTCCCAGAGCACTACTGGCTCCCAAGGGAGAAACTGTGTCTGCTGGAGGCTTTGCTTCCTCCACGAGAAGACGTTATGGTTACAGATGAGATGGATCAGGTAGACCTTGAAGAATTTGATCCAAATGAGCAAGCCTACCGTAACAGTGGTGGAGAAGCATATGAAGAAGATGATGAGGGTCCAAGAACAGGAGTACAATGTCAGACATCTTAA
- the DNAJA4 gene encoding dnaJ homolog subfamily A member 4 isoform X1 — MVKETEYYDILQVKPNASSEEIKRAYRKLALKYHPDKNPSEGERFKLISQAYEVLSDPKKRDLYDQGGEQAIKEGGLSGGSFSSPMDIFDMFFGGGGRMNRERRGKNVVHQLGVSLEDLYNGITRKLALQKNVICAKCEGYGGKKGAIEKCPVCKGRGMQVIVQQIGPGMVQQIQTVCPECKGQGERINPKDRCDNCNGCKVVREKKIIEVHVDKGMKDGQKIVFHGEGDQEPDLEPGDVIIVLDQKDHSVFQRRGHDLITKMRIQLSEALCGFRKTIETLDNRVLVISSRPGEVIKHGDLKCIYNEGMPIYKSPMDKGSLIIQFLVQFPEHYWLPREKLCLLEALLPPREDVMVTDEMDQVDLEEFDPNEQAYRNSGGEAYEEDDEGPRTGVQCQTS, encoded by the exons ATGGTGAAGGAGACGGAGTACTACGACATCCTGCAGGTGAAGCCTAATGCCTCCTCCGAGGAGATCAAGCGCGCCTACCGCAAGCTGGCGCTGAAGTACCACCCCGACAAGAACCCCAGCGAGGGCGAGCGG tttaagCTCATATCCCAGGCATATGAAGTTCTGTCGGACCCAAAGAAAAGGGACCTCTATGACCAGGGTGGGGAGCAGGCTATTAAAGAAGGAGGCCTGAGTGGCGGCAGCTTCTCTTCACCCATGGACATCTTTGACATGTTCTTTGGTGGTGGAGGCCGAATGAATAGAGAGAGAAGAG gtaaaAATGTTGTGCACCAGTTAGGTGTATCTCTAGAAGACTTATATAATGGTATTACAAGGAAACTGGCActgcaaaaaaatgttatttgtgcaAAGTGTGAAG gtTATGGCGGAAAGAAAGGGGCAATAGAAAAGTGCCCTGTGTGTAAAGGAAGAGGAATGCAAGTTATAGTTCAGCAGATTGGACCTGGCATGGTACAACAAATCCAAACTGTGTGTCCAGAATGCAAAGGCCAAGGTGAAAGGATAAATCCGAAGGACAGGTGTGACAACTGCAATGGCTGTAAGgttgtgagagagaaaaagatcaTAGAAGTTCATGTTGATAAAG GTATGAAAGACGGTCAGAAGATAGTATTTCATGGAGAAGGTGACCAGGAACCTGATCTGGAACCTGGTGATGTTATAATTGTGCTTGATCAAAAGGATCACAGTGTCTTCCAGAGGCGAGGGCATGACTTAATCACAAAAATGAGAATTCAACTCTCGGAGGCTTTATGTGGTTTCAGAAAGACCATTGAAACTCTGGATAACAGAGTTCTTGTCATATCATCTAGGCCAG GTGAAGTGATAAAACACGGTGACCTGAAGTGTATCTACAATGAAGGGATGCCAATCTACAAATCTCCAATGGACAAAGGCAGCTTAATTATACAATTTTTG GTCCAGTTCCCAGAGCACTACTGGCTCCCAAGGGAGAAACTGTGTCTGCTGGAGGCTTTGCTTCCTCCACGAGAAGACGTTATGGTTACAGATGAGATGGATCAGGTAGACCTTGAAGAATTTGATCCAAATGAGCAAGCCTACCGTAACAGTGGTGGAGAAGCATATGAAGAAGATGATGAGGGTCCAAGAACAGGAGTACAATGTCAGACATCTTAA